Part of the Mytilus galloprovincialis chromosome 14, xbMytGall1.hap1.1, whole genome shotgun sequence genome is shown below.
TAACATATCAATGGCTATGTAGTCatttgttattatacatatattttctatataacgAAATGAGTTTGATTTTTTAGGGGACTTTGTATCTTAATCCGTGTTGGTAAGTCGTTTGTCTTTAATGTCTGGTTGTAGTTTGTTTTATCTGTCTACTGTCATATGTTATAATGTTGAATTTGTATCTTATTATTTCTATTAAATGTCGTGTGTCTTTAATGTCTGTATTTGGCAACTGTTATGTGTTTGTTTGGTGACtttgtgtttatttaaaacattatcgATGTCGTTAATGTAAATTGCTTTTAACATATTTGTAGTGTATCATGTTAGGTGTTTGTTTCTTgagtatttgatatattgtttattatatcaGTAGAGGCTGAATGTTGGTTTCTGATTATTAAGTTTAAAGAATGGTAGTTACTCATGCATTTGAATACgtggtattttatttttagtgtttATATATCAGTACAATATAGGAATTTGGTTTTTGTAGCACCTGtaatttgttatttgaaataGTGGCTATGTATTCGTATATACTTATTATGGTTATGTTTAGGTGTAAGATGGCGTATCAACAGTCTTATTAGATAAATAGAAACGTTTGTCCGTAGTTTGTTTTGTCAATTGTTGTCATTCTTCTTTTTGGATTCAAGATGTtaacttaaaaatataaataaaaaacaattcatcaaaattgaatatagACAATAATTAAATTACATCATCAAATCCTATATAAGTATTCAAAATAgcttttcattgataaattaaCACCTAGTATATAATGTTAAAAGTTACCTCATCTGTTTTATCCAGCGGACTTATTCCTCCTTCCTCAATTAACCATTTGGTGACATGAAGATGTCCAAACTGAGCAGCCATATGTAATGCTGTTAATCCTTTCTGTAATATCAAAAATGAGTCAATTAATTTAAAGTGATGATCTAGACAACATATGCATATCCTGTGCAACACTGGACACTATTGCGTAAttaatatcaacaaaatacaCACAATTTTACAATGTTACTGACATCTGTAATATCAACATTTTCCTTAACTTTGCCACACTGGACAATattgtgtaattaattaaaaacaagacacatatatatatcagaaaagaATGAGTGGTAAACACATCGAAATCCAAATTTCCATCAGAAATGTCATGATACAAAACGAACTATTTTCTATTGCATAAACCATTGAAAAAGAACTACTTATATCAATGAATTCAGAAAGATATGTTTGATTACTATCAACTGCCCATTATTATAAACACACTTTGAAGCCTTTCTCAGAGTAACATTCAATGGTATACAACTTTACAAATTGCGTTGTGTATTAAATCAAGGCATcaatagtataccgcttttcgaaagtcataaattgattgagagaaaacaaaaaatcAGGGATATAAACTACCACtaaggaaaacacatcaaacataaaAGTAAATCAACGAAAATatagaaacactaaagtgcaaaaccaaacgacaatgtaaaacacatataaacaaaatataagatAAACCTGTCTGATTGAATTATTAAATATAAACAGGGATACAACCGAACAggagatatatattttgttaccTTGGATTTGGCGAGAATATTACATCCAATGCTGGCCAGGTAATAGACAACATCCAGGTGTCCTTCGGCGGCAGCGTTCATTAATGGTGTGCCTCCATactgtaatataaatatataacattcATCAACACTTGTGTCATGAACTGGACATCGTTgaataattatagataaaatatatacattccaTATCAAATGAATACGATGTAAAACTTGAATAACAATTACCGGTCGAACCAGTAAGTATATtctttatataattgtataacaAATAAACACAATGCTTTGTTGTGA
Proteins encoded:
- the LOC143058243 gene encoding ankyrin repeat domain-containing protein 16-like, producing MNAAAEGHLDVVYYLASIGCNILAKSKKGLTALHMAAQFGHLHVTKWLIEEGGISPLDKTDELTS